One stretch of Brachyhypopomus gauderio isolate BG-103 unplaced genomic scaffold, BGAUD_0.2 sc57, whole genome shotgun sequence DNA includes these proteins:
- the btbd16 gene encoding BTB/POZ domain-containing protein 16 isoform X4: MLSSCLNSNNKRACQMPRGASTRRPRVEAGHTNRWRLAPPMASDLLGQAQMHRATRPDVSPSYWSARSGELHRRPEMSVTLLADALSACDVTSSPDSRLPPTMAATAASRDCHSSRIQRSPEESFYVSSQQVVQNAKPDVVLECLGSVWEMHWPFLSRSHTLAELFINSKMRRDALLQDKAGGRTRRWERRMREDRGVAKNQGSLIGPVLLQLPIHDSSISKEHLSFALRTLYRPDECPDQWGGAVLSVAALLSLPQLFQRCLIGMMADITAATVCDFHRVSCKYKQPSLQGACERWLELFLVSELSCHIHLKDLPFDLLLKTLQSPRLFVLSEYDLLKTVLYWIYLQLHTTEQAAPSHWTVISFFCRAKGVFLEQPLGRVYAPLFQSLRLHGITERQHVEEMQMIGVFPWSKLLSFLNDHYCSIHSGGDMHVTDLCKQSVRFGLVVDGEADPCTRAIGLYGFYFLLRASRVGESDSFCFSMERLRYWDLVVTEFCRATQPFSMRAERSVCYQISVQSRVCGEWQEHSSGTISHVLGLSKRYSRSKVFKVDGLSTPILVTFALAFPSPQSHDVITVTP; encoded by the exons ATGCTAAGTTCCTGCCTTAACTCCAACAATAAAAGAGCATGCCAA ATGCCACGCGGTGCGTCCACCCGGCGGCCGCGTGTGGAGGCGGGGCACACTAACCGCTGGCGGCTCGCGCCCCCCATGGCCAGTGATCTGCTTGGCCAGGCCCAGATGCACAGAGCCACGAGACCAGATGTGAGCCCCTCCTATTGGAGCGCGAGATCGGGCGAGCTCCATCGCCGTCCTGAGATGTCCGTGACTTTATTAG CAGATGCGCTCAGTGCGTGTGATGTCACCTCAAGCCCAGACTCGCGCCTCCCACCAACCATGGCAGCGACGGCGGCGTCCAGGGACTG TCACAGTAGCAGGATCCAGAGGTCTCCAGAAGAGTCTTTCTATGTGTCCTCTCAACAAGTGGTCCAGAATGCTAAACCAG ATGTGGTGCTGGAGTGCCTGGGGAGCGTGTGGGAGATGCACTGGCCCTTCCTgtcccgctcacacacactggctgAGCTCTTTATCAACAGCAAAATGCGAAGGGACGCCCTGCTGCAGGACAAAGCCG GAGGCAGGACTAGGAGGTgggagaggaggatgagggAGGATAGGGGCGTGGCAAAGAACCAGGGCAGTCTCATTGGCCCAGTCCTGCTCCAGCTGCCTATACATGACTCCTCCATCAGCAAAGAGC ATCTGTCCTTTGCCCTGCGGACTCTGTACAGGCCGGACGAGTGTCCTGATCAGTGGGGAGGGGCAGTGCTCTCTGTCGCCGCCCTGCTGAGCCTCCCGCAGCTCTTCCAGAG GTGTCTGATTGGAATGATGGCTGACATCACTGCGGCGACGGTCTGTGATTTTCACCGAGTCTCCTGCAAG tataagCAGCCGAGTCTCCAGGGAGCGTGTGAGCGATGGCTGGAGCTGTTTCTCGTGAGTGAGCTCTCATGCCACATTCACCTCAAGGACTTGCCCTTTGACCTGTTGCTCAAAACGCTGCAGTCCCCCAG gttgtTTGTGCTGAGTGAGTATGACCTCCTTAAGACAGTCCTGTATTGGATTTACCTGCAACTTCACACCACTGAACAGGCTGCACCCTCACATTGGACTGTCATCAGTTTCTTTTGCAG GGCTAAAGGGGTTTTTCTAGAGCAACCACTAGGCCGTGTGTATGCTCCTCTCTTTCAGAGTCTTCGTCTACATGGCATCACAGAAC GGCAACACGTGGAGGAGATGCAGATGATCGGTGTGTTCCCCTGGTCCAAACTCCTGTCCTTCCTAAATGACCACTACTGCTCC atccaTAGCGGGGGTGACATGCACGTGACTGACCTTTGCAAACAGTCTGTTCGCTTCGGCctggttgttgatggg GAGGCAGACCCCTGTACCAGAGCCATTGGCCTCTATGGCTTTTACTTCCTGCTCCGAGCGTCCAGGGTCGGAGAGTCTGACTCGTTCTGCTTCTCCATGGAG cggTTAAGGTACTGGGACCTGGTGGTGACGGAGTTCTGTCGGGCGACCCAGCCGTTCAGTATGCGGGCAGAGCGAAGTGTGTGCTATCAGATCAGCGTGCAGAgccgtgtgtgtggagagtggcAGGAGCACAGCAGTGGAACCATCAGCCATGTGTTGGGCCTGAGCAAACGCTACAGCAGGagcaag GTTTTTAAGGTTGATGGCCTCTCCACTCCTATTCTCGTGACATTTGCGCTGGCCTTCCCTTCGCCACAAAGCCATGATGTCATCACCGTGACTCCgtga
- the btbd16 gene encoding BTB/POZ domain-containing protein 16 isoform X1, with amino-acid sequence MLSSCLNSNNKRACQMPRGASTRRPRVEAGHTNRWRLAPPMASDLLGQAQMHRATRPDVSPSYWSARSGELHRRPEMSVTLLADALSACDVTSSPDSRLPPTMAATAASRDCHSSRIQRSPEESFYVSSQQVVQNAKPDVVLECLGSVWEMHWPFLSRSHTLAELFINSKMRRDALLQDKAGGRTRRWERRMREDRGVAKNQGSLIGPVLLQLPIHDSSISKEHLSFALRTLYRPDECPDQWGGAVLSVAALLSLPQLFQRCLIGMMADITAATVCDFHRVSCKYKQPSLQGACERWLELFLVSELSCHIHLKDLPFDLLLKTLQSPRLFVLSEYDLLKTVLYWIYLQLHTTEQAAPSHWTVISFFCRAKGVFLEQPLGRVYAPLFQSLRLHGITERQHVEEMQMIGVFPWSKLLSFLNDHYCSIHSGGDMHVTDLCKQSVRFGLVVDGEADPCTRAIGLYGFYFLLRASRVGESDSFCFSMERLRYWDLVVTEFCRATQPFSMRAERSVCYQISVQSRVCGEWQEHSSGTISHVLGLSKRYSRSKAHTHIHTLTHIHTLTHPHTSTHSHTHPHTHPHTHTHTHIHTLTHIHTLTHTHIHTLTHTHIHTLTHTHTHTSTHSHTHTSTPSHTHTSTHSHTPSELSAMVVYRVIHLCIFCSGF; translated from the exons ATGCTAAGTTCCTGCCTTAACTCCAACAATAAAAGAGCATGCCAA ATGCCACGCGGTGCGTCCACCCGGCGGCCGCGTGTGGAGGCGGGGCACACTAACCGCTGGCGGCTCGCGCCCCCCATGGCCAGTGATCTGCTTGGCCAGGCCCAGATGCACAGAGCCACGAGACCAGATGTGAGCCCCTCCTATTGGAGCGCGAGATCGGGCGAGCTCCATCGCCGTCCTGAGATGTCCGTGACTTTATTAG CAGATGCGCTCAGTGCGTGTGATGTCACCTCAAGCCCAGACTCGCGCCTCCCACCAACCATGGCAGCGACGGCGGCGTCCAGGGACTG TCACAGTAGCAGGATCCAGAGGTCTCCAGAAGAGTCTTTCTATGTGTCCTCTCAACAAGTGGTCCAGAATGCTAAACCAG ATGTGGTGCTGGAGTGCCTGGGGAGCGTGTGGGAGATGCACTGGCCCTTCCTgtcccgctcacacacactggctgAGCTCTTTATCAACAGCAAAATGCGAAGGGACGCCCTGCTGCAGGACAAAGCCG GAGGCAGGACTAGGAGGTgggagaggaggatgagggAGGATAGGGGCGTGGCAAAGAACCAGGGCAGTCTCATTGGCCCAGTCCTGCTCCAGCTGCCTATACATGACTCCTCCATCAGCAAAGAGC ATCTGTCCTTTGCCCTGCGGACTCTGTACAGGCCGGACGAGTGTCCTGATCAGTGGGGAGGGGCAGTGCTCTCTGTCGCCGCCCTGCTGAGCCTCCCGCAGCTCTTCCAGAG GTGTCTGATTGGAATGATGGCTGACATCACTGCGGCGACGGTCTGTGATTTTCACCGAGTCTCCTGCAAG tataagCAGCCGAGTCTCCAGGGAGCGTGTGAGCGATGGCTGGAGCTGTTTCTCGTGAGTGAGCTCTCATGCCACATTCACCTCAAGGACTTGCCCTTTGACCTGTTGCTCAAAACGCTGCAGTCCCCCAG gttgtTTGTGCTGAGTGAGTATGACCTCCTTAAGACAGTCCTGTATTGGATTTACCTGCAACTTCACACCACTGAACAGGCTGCACCCTCACATTGGACTGTCATCAGTTTCTTTTGCAG GGCTAAAGGGGTTTTTCTAGAGCAACCACTAGGCCGTGTGTATGCTCCTCTCTTTCAGAGTCTTCGTCTACATGGCATCACAGAAC GGCAACACGTGGAGGAGATGCAGATGATCGGTGTGTTCCCCTGGTCCAAACTCCTGTCCTTCCTAAATGACCACTACTGCTCC atccaTAGCGGGGGTGACATGCACGTGACTGACCTTTGCAAACAGTCTGTTCGCTTCGGCctggttgttgatggg GAGGCAGACCCCTGTACCAGAGCCATTGGCCTCTATGGCTTTTACTTCCTGCTCCGAGCGTCCAGGGTCGGAGAGTCTGACTCGTTCTGCTTCTCCATGGAG cggTTAAGGTACTGGGACCTGGTGGTGACGGAGTTCTGTCGGGCGACCCAGCCGTTCAGTATGCGGGCAGAGCGAAGTGTGTGCTATCAGATCAGCGTGCAGAgccgtgtgtgtggagagtggcAGGAGCACAGCAGTGGAACCATCAGCCATGTGTTGGGCCTGAGCAAACGCTACAGCAGGagcaaggcacacacacacatccacacactcacacacatccacacactcacacatccacacacatccacacactcacacactcacccacacacacatccacacactcacacacacacacacatccacacactcacacacatccacacactcacacacacacacatccacacactcacacacacacacatccacacactcacacacacacacacacacacatccacacactcacacacacacacatccacaccctcacacacacacacatccacacactcacacactccaagTGAGCTATCAGCAATGGTGGTTTACAGAGTGATACATTTGTGTATCTTTTGTTCAGGTTTTTAA
- the btbd16 gene encoding BTB/POZ domain-containing protein 16 isoform X2, which produces MLSSCLNSNNKRACQMPRGASTRRPRVEAGHTNRWRLAPPMASDLLGQAQMHRATRPDVSPSYWSARSGELHRRPEMSVTLLDALSACDVTSSPDSRLPPTMAATAASRDCHSSRIQRSPEESFYVSSQQVVQNAKPDVVLECLGSVWEMHWPFLSRSHTLAELFINSKMRRDALLQDKAGGRTRRWERRMREDRGVAKNQGSLIGPVLLQLPIHDSSISKEHLSFALRTLYRPDECPDQWGGAVLSVAALLSLPQLFQRCLIGMMADITAATVCDFHRVSCKYKQPSLQGACERWLELFLVSELSCHIHLKDLPFDLLLKTLQSPRLFVLSEYDLLKTVLYWIYLQLHTTEQAAPSHWTVISFFCRAKGVFLEQPLGRVYAPLFQSLRLHGITERQHVEEMQMIGVFPWSKLLSFLNDHYCSIHSGGDMHVTDLCKQSVRFGLVVDGEADPCTRAIGLYGFYFLLRASRVGESDSFCFSMERLRYWDLVVTEFCRATQPFSMRAERSVCYQISVQSRVCGEWQEHSSGTISHVLGLSKRYSRSKAHTHIHTLTHIHTLTHPHTSTHSHTHPHTHPHTHTHTHIHTLTHIHTLTHTHIHTLTHTHIHTLTHTHTHTSTHSHTHTSTPSHTHTSTHSHTPSELSAMVVYRVIHLCIFCSGF; this is translated from the exons ATGCTAAGTTCCTGCCTTAACTCCAACAATAAAAGAGCATGCCAA ATGCCACGCGGTGCGTCCACCCGGCGGCCGCGTGTGGAGGCGGGGCACACTAACCGCTGGCGGCTCGCGCCCCCCATGGCCAGTGATCTGCTTGGCCAGGCCCAGATGCACAGAGCCACGAGACCAGATGTGAGCCCCTCCTATTGGAGCGCGAGATCGGGCGAGCTCCATCGCCGTCCTGAGATGTCCGTGACTTTATTAG ATGCGCTCAGTGCGTGTGATGTCACCTCAAGCCCAGACTCGCGCCTCCCACCAACCATGGCAGCGACGGCGGCGTCCAGGGACTG TCACAGTAGCAGGATCCAGAGGTCTCCAGAAGAGTCTTTCTATGTGTCCTCTCAACAAGTGGTCCAGAATGCTAAACCAG ATGTGGTGCTGGAGTGCCTGGGGAGCGTGTGGGAGATGCACTGGCCCTTCCTgtcccgctcacacacactggctgAGCTCTTTATCAACAGCAAAATGCGAAGGGACGCCCTGCTGCAGGACAAAGCCG GAGGCAGGACTAGGAGGTgggagaggaggatgagggAGGATAGGGGCGTGGCAAAGAACCAGGGCAGTCTCATTGGCCCAGTCCTGCTCCAGCTGCCTATACATGACTCCTCCATCAGCAAAGAGC ATCTGTCCTTTGCCCTGCGGACTCTGTACAGGCCGGACGAGTGTCCTGATCAGTGGGGAGGGGCAGTGCTCTCTGTCGCCGCCCTGCTGAGCCTCCCGCAGCTCTTCCAGAG GTGTCTGATTGGAATGATGGCTGACATCACTGCGGCGACGGTCTGTGATTTTCACCGAGTCTCCTGCAAG tataagCAGCCGAGTCTCCAGGGAGCGTGTGAGCGATGGCTGGAGCTGTTTCTCGTGAGTGAGCTCTCATGCCACATTCACCTCAAGGACTTGCCCTTTGACCTGTTGCTCAAAACGCTGCAGTCCCCCAG gttgtTTGTGCTGAGTGAGTATGACCTCCTTAAGACAGTCCTGTATTGGATTTACCTGCAACTTCACACCACTGAACAGGCTGCACCCTCACATTGGACTGTCATCAGTTTCTTTTGCAG GGCTAAAGGGGTTTTTCTAGAGCAACCACTAGGCCGTGTGTATGCTCCTCTCTTTCAGAGTCTTCGTCTACATGGCATCACAGAAC GGCAACACGTGGAGGAGATGCAGATGATCGGTGTGTTCCCCTGGTCCAAACTCCTGTCCTTCCTAAATGACCACTACTGCTCC atccaTAGCGGGGGTGACATGCACGTGACTGACCTTTGCAAACAGTCTGTTCGCTTCGGCctggttgttgatggg GAGGCAGACCCCTGTACCAGAGCCATTGGCCTCTATGGCTTTTACTTCCTGCTCCGAGCGTCCAGGGTCGGAGAGTCTGACTCGTTCTGCTTCTCCATGGAG cggTTAAGGTACTGGGACCTGGTGGTGACGGAGTTCTGTCGGGCGACCCAGCCGTTCAGTATGCGGGCAGAGCGAAGTGTGTGCTATCAGATCAGCGTGCAGAgccgtgtgtgtggagagtggcAGGAGCACAGCAGTGGAACCATCAGCCATGTGTTGGGCCTGAGCAAACGCTACAGCAGGagcaaggcacacacacacatccacacactcacacacatccacacactcacacatccacacacatccacacactcacacactcacccacacacacatccacacactcacacacacacacacatccacacactcacacacatccacacactcacacacacacacatccacacactcacacacacacacatccacacactcacacacacacacacacacacatccacacactcacacacacacacatccacaccctcacacacacacacatccacacactcacacactccaagTGAGCTATCAGCAATGGTGGTTTACAGAGTGATACATTTGTGTATCTTTTGTTCAGGTTTTTAA
- the btbd16 gene encoding BTB/POZ domain-containing protein 16 isoform X3: MLSSCLNSNNKRACQMPRGASTRRPRVEAGHTNRWRLAPPMASDLLGQAQMHRATRPDVSPSYWSARSGELHRRPEMSVTLLADALSACDVTSSPDSRLPPTMAATAASRDCHSSRIQRSPEESFYVSSQQVVQNAKPDVVLECLGSVWEMHWPFLSRSHTLAELFINSKMRRDALLQDKAGGRTRRWERRMREDRGVAKNQGSLIGPVLLQLPIHDSSISKEHLSFALRTLYRPDECPDQWGGAVLSVAALLSLPQLFQRCLIGMMADITAATVCDFHRVSCKYKQPSLQGACERWLELFLVSELSCHIHLKDLPFDLLLKTLQSPRLFVLSEYDLLKTVLYWIYLQLHTTEQAAPSHWTVISFFCRAKGVFLEQPLGRVYAPLFQSLRLHGITERQHVEEMQMIGVFPWSKLLSFLNDHYCSEADPCTRAIGLYGFYFLLRASRVGESDSFCFSMERLRYWDLVVTEFCRATQPFSMRAERSVCYQISVQSRVCGEWQEHSSGTISHVLGLSKRYSRSKAHTHIHTLTHIHTLTHPHTSTHSHTHPHTHPHTHTHTHIHTLTHIHTLTHTHIHTLTHTHIHTLTHTHTHTSTHSHTHTSTPSHTHTSTHSHTPSELSAMVVYRVIHLCIFCSGF; this comes from the exons ATGCTAAGTTCCTGCCTTAACTCCAACAATAAAAGAGCATGCCAA ATGCCACGCGGTGCGTCCACCCGGCGGCCGCGTGTGGAGGCGGGGCACACTAACCGCTGGCGGCTCGCGCCCCCCATGGCCAGTGATCTGCTTGGCCAGGCCCAGATGCACAGAGCCACGAGACCAGATGTGAGCCCCTCCTATTGGAGCGCGAGATCGGGCGAGCTCCATCGCCGTCCTGAGATGTCCGTGACTTTATTAG CAGATGCGCTCAGTGCGTGTGATGTCACCTCAAGCCCAGACTCGCGCCTCCCACCAACCATGGCAGCGACGGCGGCGTCCAGGGACTG TCACAGTAGCAGGATCCAGAGGTCTCCAGAAGAGTCTTTCTATGTGTCCTCTCAACAAGTGGTCCAGAATGCTAAACCAG ATGTGGTGCTGGAGTGCCTGGGGAGCGTGTGGGAGATGCACTGGCCCTTCCTgtcccgctcacacacactggctgAGCTCTTTATCAACAGCAAAATGCGAAGGGACGCCCTGCTGCAGGACAAAGCCG GAGGCAGGACTAGGAGGTgggagaggaggatgagggAGGATAGGGGCGTGGCAAAGAACCAGGGCAGTCTCATTGGCCCAGTCCTGCTCCAGCTGCCTATACATGACTCCTCCATCAGCAAAGAGC ATCTGTCCTTTGCCCTGCGGACTCTGTACAGGCCGGACGAGTGTCCTGATCAGTGGGGAGGGGCAGTGCTCTCTGTCGCCGCCCTGCTGAGCCTCCCGCAGCTCTTCCAGAG GTGTCTGATTGGAATGATGGCTGACATCACTGCGGCGACGGTCTGTGATTTTCACCGAGTCTCCTGCAAG tataagCAGCCGAGTCTCCAGGGAGCGTGTGAGCGATGGCTGGAGCTGTTTCTCGTGAGTGAGCTCTCATGCCACATTCACCTCAAGGACTTGCCCTTTGACCTGTTGCTCAAAACGCTGCAGTCCCCCAG gttgtTTGTGCTGAGTGAGTATGACCTCCTTAAGACAGTCCTGTATTGGATTTACCTGCAACTTCACACCACTGAACAGGCTGCACCCTCACATTGGACTGTCATCAGTTTCTTTTGCAG GGCTAAAGGGGTTTTTCTAGAGCAACCACTAGGCCGTGTGTATGCTCCTCTCTTTCAGAGTCTTCGTCTACATGGCATCACAGAAC GGCAACACGTGGAGGAGATGCAGATGATCGGTGTGTTCCCCTGGTCCAAACTCCTGTCCTTCCTAAATGACCACTACTGCTCC GAGGCAGACCCCTGTACCAGAGCCATTGGCCTCTATGGCTTTTACTTCCTGCTCCGAGCGTCCAGGGTCGGAGAGTCTGACTCGTTCTGCTTCTCCATGGAG cggTTAAGGTACTGGGACCTGGTGGTGACGGAGTTCTGTCGGGCGACCCAGCCGTTCAGTATGCGGGCAGAGCGAAGTGTGTGCTATCAGATCAGCGTGCAGAgccgtgtgtgtggagagtggcAGGAGCACAGCAGTGGAACCATCAGCCATGTGTTGGGCCTGAGCAAACGCTACAGCAGGagcaaggcacacacacacatccacacactcacacacatccacacactcacacatccacacacatccacacactcacacactcacccacacacacatccacacactcacacacacacacacatccacacactcacacacatccacacactcacacacacacacatccacacactcacacacacacacatccacacactcacacacacacacacacacacatccacacactcacacacacacacatccacaccctcacacacacacacatccacacactcacacactccaagTGAGCTATCAGCAATGGTGGTTTACAGAGTGATACATTTGTGTATCTTTTGTTCAGGTTTTTAA